The following proteins are co-located in the Primulina tabacum isolate GXHZ01 chromosome 11, ASM2559414v2, whole genome shotgun sequence genome:
- the LOC142518467 gene encoding S-adenosylmethionine decarboxylase proenzyme 4 — protein sequence MAISGFEGFEKRLELHFFGDDPAAGKGLRLLDFVSLEKVLHAVQCTVVSAVGNKYFDSYVLSESSLFVYPTKIIIKTCGTTQLLKSVRPLLDHALTMGLTLCRCRYTRGSFIFPDAQPYPHTSFKDEVVFLEENLPKNISCRKAFVMNSKSCHKWHVFTGCDEGNIFAMEEVQTDDLYTVEICMTGLDRILAKKFFRRVGDGKNGDSAGKEMTELTGIRGINKKALICDYAFDPCGYSMNGIDGNRYSTVHVTPEDGFSYASFESVGQVYDHRDEFFKVLKRAVKVFRPAELSVSTTCATSGHELWRGVEKAMEPLGMRLRSRVANEFPTAGTIVFQTFSARKI from the coding sequence ATGGCGATTTCCGGGTTCGAGGGATTTGAGAAGAGGCTGGAGTTGCATTTCTTCGGCGATGATCCGGCTGCTGGGAAAGGTCTCCGGCTGTTGGATTTTGTGTCACTAGAGAAAGTATTGCATGCGGTGCAGTGCACCGTGGTGTCAGCTGTGGGGAATAAATATTTCGACTCTTACGTTTTATCAGAATCAAGTCTCTTTGTTTACCCGACAAAAATCATCATCAAAACTTGTGGGACTACACAATTGCTCAAATCTGTCCGTCCGTTGTTGGATCACGCTTTGACTATGGGGCTCACCTTGTGCCGGTGCAGATACACCCGGGGCAGCTTCATTTTCCCAGATGCCCAGCCCTACCCCCACACAAGTTTTAAGGATGAAGTTGTGTTCTTGGAAGAGAATTTGCCTAAGAATATTTCATGCAGAAAGGCCTTTGTGATGAACTCGAAATCTTGTCACAAGTGGCATGTTTTTACTGGTTGTGATGAAGGGAACATTTTCGCTATGGAGGAGGTGCAAACAGATGATCTGTACACTGTTGAGATCTGCATGACTGGGCTGGACCGGATTCTGGCTAAGAAGTTTTTCCGACGGGTCGGGGATGGAAAAAACGGCGACTCTGCTGGAAAAGAGATGACGGAGTTGACCGGGATTAGGGGCATTAACAAGAAAGCCCTTATTTGTGATTATGCTTTTGATCCTTGTGGATATTCGATGAACGGAATTGACGGGAACCGTTATTCGACTGTTCATGTGACACCGGAGGATGGGTTCAGTTACGCCAGTTTCGAGAGTGTTGGCCAGGTTTATGATCACCGGGACGAGTTTTTCAAAGTCTTGAAGAGGGCGGTGAAGGTATTCCGGCCGGCTGAGTTATCGGTGTCGACGACTTGCGCCACCAGCGGGCACGAGCTGTGGAGGGGGGTGGAGAAGGCCATGGAGCCACTCGGTATGAGACTTCGGAGCCGTGTCGCCAACGAGTTTCCGACCGCTGGGACCATCGTTTTTCAAACATTTTCGGCCCGCAAAATCTAG